In the Hemitrygon akajei unplaced genomic scaffold, sHemAka1.3 Scf000105, whole genome shotgun sequence genome, one interval contains:
- the LOC140723244 gene encoding uncharacterized protein, with the protein MAHQRVHTGERPFTCSDCGKGFTRSSDLMAHQRVHTGERPFICSDCGKGFISSSKLKIHQRVHTGERPFTCSDCGKGFTQSSYLLVHQSVHTGERPFTCSECGKGFTQSSTLMAHQRVHSGERLFTCSDCGRGFTRSYKLKVHQRVHTGERPFTCSDCGKGFTQSCLLKLHQRVHTGERPFTCLDCGKGFTCSSQLKVHQRVHTGERPFTCTVCGKGFTLSPHLLRHQLVHTGEWPFTCSVCGKGFTESSFLQRHQSVHTGKWRFTCSDCGKGFNRLSHLLSHQSAHTGKGPFTCSVCGKGFISSSQLKIHQRFHTGERPFSCTDCGKGFTMSSHLKVHQRVHTGERPFICSDCRKGFTSSSQLKVHQRVHTGERPFTCSDCGKGFTRTSQLQRHQRVHTG; encoded by the coding sequence atggctcaccagcgagttcacactggggagaggccattcacctgctcagactgtgggaagggattcactcggtcatctgacctaatggctcaccagcgagttcacactggggagaggccgttcatctgctcagactgtgggaagggattcatttcgtcatctaaactgaagatacatcagagagttcacactggagagaggccgttcacctgctcagactgtgggaagggattcactcagtcatcctacctactggtacaccagtcagttcacactggggaaaggccgttcacctgctcagagtgtgggaaaggatttactcaatcatccaccctaatggctcaccagcgagttcatagtggggagcggctgttcacctgctcggactgtgggagggggtTCACTCGGTCatataaactgaaggtacatcagcgagttcacactggagagaggccattcacctgctcggactgtgggaagggattcactcagtcatgtctactgaagttacatcagcgagttcacactggggagcggccgttcacttgcttagactgtgggaagggattcacttgctcatctcaactgaaggtacatcagcgagttcatactggggagaggccgttcacctgcacagtctgtgggaagggattcactttgtcacctcacctactgagacaccagttagttcatactggggagtggccattcacttgctcagtctgtggaaagggattcactgaatcatctttcctgcagagacaccagtcagttcacactgggaagtggcggttcacctgctcagactgtgggaagggattcaatcggttATCTCACCTGCTGTCACACCAGTCAGCCCATACAGGGAaagggccgttcacctgctcagtctgtgggaagggtttcatttcgtcatctcaactgaagatacatcagcgatttcacactggggagaggccgttctcctgcacagactgtgggaagggattcactatgtcatctcatctgaaggtacatcagagagttcacactggggagaggccattcatctgctcagactgtaggaagggattcacttcgtcatctcaactgaaggtacatcagagagttcacactggggagaggccgttcacctgctcagactgtgggaagggattcactcggacatctcaactacagagacaccagcgagttcacactgggtag